A window of Micromonas commoda chromosome 13, complete sequence contains these coding sequences:
- a CDS encoding AP2-like protein (AP2 class protein with two ERF domain) produces the protein MMSGWDIPSSFLTDEELREFGFADISHDGQNGPQQTQQTNETNRMPTELIGLNAAPPTSGSDDNMPKVAWAHGCLEESIAPTNGFTNAIPTTAREQTTHEMGVKRVLKSTVVAGTATGSQANNKKKRSCRPNPDKTLDKKTRNITNTRKRGLFDNHSSGSATSRPFLAKEENGLADIHNLPCVDGEKAIPGGGGEKPRSSQYRGVTKHKRSGRWEAHIWVKETGKQMYLGGYDKEEHAAEAYDVAAMKCKGGKNGRKVKLNFPEAKYTELSGYMASVSLEELVMAIRRQSQGFARGSSGFRGVTQHPNGRWEARIGMPNSKHIYLGLYNEESAAARAYDMALVRLRGPGAATNYTLANYKDELMAFEDDKPGGAQLEAKAACKEEVKNKEA, from the exons ATGATGTCGGGGTGGGATATCCCGTCAAGCTTCCTGACGGACGAAGAGCTTCGCG AGTTCGGTTTCGCGGACATTTCCCATGATGGTCAGAACGGACCACAGCAGACGCAGCAGACTAACGAGACGAACCGCATGCCCACAGAACTGATAGGCTTGAACGCCGCTCCTCCTACGTCGGGAAGCGACGACAACATGCCAAAAGTTGCGTGGGCCCATGGCTGCCTCGAGGAGTCGATCGCACCTACCAATGGCTTTACCAACGCGATCCCCACTACGGCACGAGAGCAGACGACCCATGAGATGGGCGTCAAACGCGTGCTCAAGTCCACCGTGGTCGCTGGCACAGCCACTGGGTCGCAGGCCAACAacaagaagaagaggagTTGCCGTCCAAATCCCGACAAGACGCTGGACAAGAAGACACGAAACATAACCAACACCCGCAAAAGAGGCCTCTTTGACAATCACAGCAGCGGCAGTGCTACGAGCAGGCCATTTCTAGCAAAAGAAGAGAACGGCTTGGCAGATATCCACAACCTTCCTTGCGTCGACGGAGAGAAAGCTATCCCCGGTGGTGGCGGTGAGAAGCCTCGATCCAGCCAGTACAGAGGTGTCACCAAGCACAAGCGCAGCGGCAGGTGGGAAGCACACATTTGGGTCAAAGAGACAGGCAAACAGATGTACTTGGGCGGATATGATAAGGAagagcacgccgccgaggcctATGACGTCGCCGCAATGAAATGCAAAGGGGGCAAGAACGGGCGAAAAGTCAAGCTGAATTTCCCAGAGGCGAAGTACACAGAGCTGAGTGGATACATGGCTTCTGTAAGCCTTGAGGAACTGGTCATGGCGATTCGCAGGCAAAGCCAAGGTTTTGCGCGTGGCTCGTCCGGTTTCCGCGGCGTGACCCAGCACCCTAACGGCAGATGGGAGGCGAGGATCGGCATGCCGAACTCGAAGCACATCTATCTTGGCCTGTACAACGAGGAAAGCGCTGCGGCGCGGGCTTACGACATGGCCCTCGTTCGGCTCCGTGGACCAGGGGCTGCCACCAACTACACCCTGGCCAATTACAAGGATGAGCTCATGGCCTTCGAGGACGACAAGCCCGGTGGTGCGCAGCTCGAGGCTAAGGCTGCTTGCAAGGAGGAGGTCAAGAACAAGGAGGCTTGA
- a CDS encoding predicted protein, with product MVKRLYNQALLTVPDSLKGRAPPLNVLVVDYSSIYGTDCPAVDTLLLQEDLGRLLAWEDLQQFLGRLRRDGTAIFYSLRTLRRAALGPGAEEAEDKAECEYQRDVEVAILGMQGKSRDSEAEAAALKKLAESLGRSFAETGALATACVMSLVLPAPSGLPDGLPKVHPSEPAGTDKDLLAQLAKQLETNGEMLEMMLKKRADQILAINKIEALALSASPFVKRTGGVRYLGAAAKTLQVLYDADVLSEEAVIAWGQQKQAALSLDPDMDARFFEKAKPFISWLEEASSSEEESDEE from the coding sequence ATGGTTAAGCGCCTGTACAACCAGGCTCTGCTGACCGTACCCGACTCACTGAAGGGTCGAGCCCCGCCTCTTAACGTCCTCGTGGTTGACTACTCGTCCATCTATGGTACGGATTGCCCGGCGGTTGACACCCTTCTGCTTCAGGAGGATCTCGGTAGGTTACTGGCATGGGAGGACCTCCAGCAGTTCCTcggtcgtctccgtcgcgacggtaCTGCGATCTTCTATTCGCTTCGTACCCTGCGTCGAGCCGCTCTCGGTCCCGGCGCTGAGGAAGCGGAGGACAAGGCTGAATGCGAGTATCAGCGGGACGTGGAAGTGGCAATTCTTGGGATGCAGGGCAAATCACGCGAttccgaggctgaggctgccgCGCTAAAGAAATTAGCGGAGTCTTTGGGTCGATCATTCGCTGAGACGGGCGCCCTTGCGACGGCTTGCGTGATGTCACTCGTGCTTCCTGCACCCAGTGGTCTCCCGGATGGCCTTCCCAAGGTTCACCCTTCCGAGCCCGCGGGAACAGACAAGGATCTGTTGGCCCAACTCGCCAAGCAGCTCGAGACGAATGGTGAGATGTTAGAGATGATGCTGAAGAAGCGCGCCGATCAGATTCTCGCCATTAACAAAATCGAGGCTCTGGCTCTCTCGGCGAGCCCGTTTGTGAAGCGCACAGGTGGTGTTCGctacctcggcgcggcggcaaaGACACTGCAGGTGCTgtacgacgcggacgtcctctcggaggaggcggtgatTGCTTGGGGCCAGCAAAAACAGGCTGCGTTGTCGCTGGATCCGGACATGGATGCGCGGTTCTTCGAAAAGGCGAAGCCGTTCATCAGCTGGCTGGAGGAGGCATCCTCTTCTGAGGaggagagcgacgaggagtaG
- a CDS encoding predicted protein produces the protein MTVKLMERFGVEVQVFDDMQRFVVKGGQTYQSPGEAFVEGDASSASYFLAGAAITGGKVKVIGCGTDSLQGDTKFADTMGLMGAKVEWGKNDVTVTGPGGKLKAIDVNMNAMPDAAMTLAVAALYADGVTTIRDVGSWRVKETERMIAICTEMRKLGCDVYEGADYCVITPPGSGKINEGVSIDTYDDHRMAMAFSLAACGGVGVTIMDPTCTKKTFPTYFDALATVTV, from the coding sequence ATGACCGTCAAGTTGATGGAAAGGTTCGGGGTCGAAGTTCAGGTCTTTGACGACATGCAGCGATTCGTCGTCAAGGGTGGACAGACCTACCAGTCGCCCGGCGAGGCCTTTGTGGAGGGTGATGCATCCTCAGCATCGTACTTCCTTGCCGGCGCGGCCATCACCGGAGGAAAGGTGAAGGTTATTGGGTGCGGCACGGACAGCCTCCAGGGCGACACGAAGTTCGCTGACACCATGGGCCTCATGGGCGCGAAGGTGGAGTGGGGCAAAAACGATGTCACCGTCACGGGCCCTGGTGGCAAGCTCAAGGCCATCGACGTGAACATGAACGCCatgcccgacgccgccatgaCCCTCGCTGTGGCGGCGCTGTACGCGGACGGTGTCACCACCATTCGTGACGTCGGGAGCTGGAGGGTGAAGGAGACGGAGCGTATGATCGCCATCTGCACCGAGATGAGGAAGCTCGGAtgcgacgtgtacgagggTGCTGACTACTGCGTCATCACTCCCCCAGGGAGCGGCAAGATCAACGAGGGTGTCTCCATCGATACCTACGACGATCACCGTATGGCCATGGCAttctcgctcgccgcgtgtGGGGGTGTTGGTGTCACTATCATGGACCCGACGTGCACGAAGAAGACGTTCCCGACCTACTTCGATGCCCTAGCTACGGTGACCGTGTAA
- a CDS encoding predicted protein — MDPSQLAGIPPEDERKMTAMVESMQVRDSLRMYNSLVEKCFSNCVQSFRRKDLEKDEERCVTKCCEKFLKHSARVSLRFAELNQQTMEQMGAPPS; from the exons ATGGATCCGTCTCAGTTGGCCGGGATCCCCCCCGAGGATGAGAGGAAAATGACGGCGATGGTCGAGAGTATGCAAGTCCGCGACAGTCTTCGCATGTACAATAGTCTCGTGGAGAAATGCTTCTCCAATTGTGTGCAGAGTTTCCGGAGAAAGGATCTGGAGAAGGATGAGGAGCGG TGCGTTACCAAGTGCTGCGAAAAGTTTTTGAAGCACTCTGCTCGCGTGAGTCTGCGCTTCGCGGAGCTTAACCAGCAGACTATGGAGCAGATGGGGGCACCGCCTTCGTAG
- a CDS encoding predicted protein — protein sequence MAAEEEPKVGSKRSREESGDDDVEKKVAKEEETKVTEDAAGKEKTEDELGKVDEGSDKKSDGAEPAKVDKPSTSLFGSASAGGGFGGFGGFGSSSTGGGFGGFSAGAGGGFGGFAKSASTDGGFPSLSSVFGDANKPVQLFGKPAADAEDDDGDEGDEDAEGVTDKYYKPVVKLQEEDVKTGEEEEECIFASEGALYEFVAEEGKGSTWKERGRGEMRINLGKNGGARMVMRAKGNFRLILNAAMWKDMKFSKMEGGKGVSFPCKNAVSGSDAKVSTFALKMRVSATNVVQQVDAFMSATRKALDAIQEDTKNQEV from the coding sequence ATGGCCGCGGAGGAAGAGCCGAAGGTCGGCTCCAAAAGGAGTCGAGAAGAAtccggcgatgacgacgtgGAAAAGAAGGTCGCCAAAGAGGAGGAGACCAAAGTGACCGAAGATGCGGCTGGCAAGGAGAAGACGGAGGATGAGCTTGGCAAAGTCGACGAGGGTTCGGACAAAAAGTCCGATGGAGCAGAGCCCGCGAAGGTTGATAAGCCCTCAACCTCGCTGTTCGGCTCCGCAAGCGCCGGAGGCGGCTTCGGGGGCTTCGGGGGCTTCGGATCTTCCAGCACCGGCGGTGGTTTTGGCGGTTTCAGCGCCGGCGCAGGAGGCGGTTTCGGTGGCTTCGCCaagtccgcgtccaccgatGGTGGGTTCCCTTCTCTCTCGTCGGTGTTCGGCGACGCAAACAAGCCCGTTCAGCTCTTCGGaaagcccgccgccgacgcggaggacgatgacggtgacgagggcgacgaggatgcgGAGGGAGTGACCGACAAATATTACAAGCCCGTGGTCAAACTCCAAGAAGAAGACGTCAagacgggcgaggaggaggaggagtgcATCTTCGCCTCGGAGGGTGCACTATACGAGTttgtcgccgaggagggcaagGGGTCCACGTGGAAGGAGAGGGGCCGGGGGGAGATGCGCATCAACCTCGGCAAGAACGGCGGTGCTCGTATGGTCATGCGCGCCAAGGGTAACTTTCGGCTCATCCTAAACGCGGCGATGTGGAAGGACATGAAGTTCTCCAAGATGGAGGGAGGGAAAGGGGTGAGCTTCCCGTGCAAAAACGCGGTGTCCGGCTCGGACGCGAAGGTGTCCACCTTCGCCCTCAAGATGCGGGTGAGCGCGACCAACGTCGTTCAGCAGGTGGATGCATTCATGAGCGCCACACggaaggcgctcgacgccataCAGGAGGATACTAAGAATCAGGAGGTTTGA
- a CDS encoding predicted protein, with product MLLQYAEALCARHLVLASASPRRREILGNLGLKFDVVVSRFDEDLDKAKFGNGGEYAMATAQHKALEVADRLEQEENSPFMIIGADTVVEAPDGTIMEKPKDEAEATNMLLSLQGVSHQVHTGVSLVFTDGRLVKSFSETTHVTFAPLDTEEIAAYVKTGEPFDKAGGYGIQGPAGAFVSSISGCYFNVMGFPIHKFAKTMSDLIKDETIKP from the exons ATGTTGCTTCAATACGCGGAGGCCTTGTGCGCTAGGCATCTAGTGCTTGCTAGTGCATCGCCCCGGAGGCGTGAAATCCTGGGCAATCTCGGGTTGAAGTTCGATGTGGTGGTGTCTCGTTTCGACGAGGATTTGGACAAGGCGAAGTTCGGAAACGGTGGCGAATACGCCATGGCGACCGCGCAGCACAAGGCATTAGAGGTTgccgatcgcctcgagcagGAGGAAAACTCGCCGTTCATGATTATCGGGGCCGATACGGTGGTAGAAGCACCCGATGGAACTATCATGGAGAAGCCCAAGGACGAGGCAGAGGCAACAAACATGCTTTTGTCGTTGCAGGGCGTCTCTCATCAGGTTCATACCGGAGTTTCGCTAGTATTTACGGACGGCAGGCTCGTGAAGTCGTTTTCGGAGACCACTCACGTGACTTTCGCCCCACTTGACACCGAGGAGATTGCGGCTTACGTGAAAACTGGGGAACCTTTCGACAAGGCTGGTGGTTACG GTATTCAAGGGCCAGCAGGTGCGTTTGTCAGCTCGATTAGCGGATGCTACTTCAACGTCATGGGGTTCCCCATACACAAGTTTGCGAAGACGATGTCGGACCTGATCAAGGATGAGACAATCAAACCGTAG